The following is a genomic window from Desulfofarcimen acetoxidans DSM 771.
TGTAGATACTATTATCGGCCCCGGCGACTTGAAGCCCGGTGCAGTTGTTTGCGATGTTTCCCGCCCGCGAAATGTCTCGAAAAAAGTAGCGGAAGAAAGAGATGACGTACTGGTCATAGAAGGTGGTATAGTGGAAGTCCCCCATGGGGTTAATTTTAATTTTAATTTTGGCTTTCCCGAAGGCACAGCGTATGCTTGTATGGCTGAAACAATGATTTTAGCCCTGGAGGGCCGCTATGAATCTTTTACTTTGGGAAGGGATTTGACTCTGGAACAGATTGAGGAGATAGAGAGACTGGCGAATAAGCATGGGTTTAAGGTAGCCGGTTTCAGAAGTTTTGAGAAGGCGGTTTCTTTGGAAGAAATTAAAGCAATTAAGCAAAAAGCCTTTATAAAAAATTGCTCCCAGATCAAAAAACCACAGGTAGTGAGTAACCTTCCTTAACTGTTAGATGGGGTAAGAAAATCTTGACAAACTAAAAGCGGCTTTTTATAATGTTTAGGATTGGTGAGGAGAAGTATATAAATAGCCGACATTTTTTAAAGTCGTTTTTTACAGGGCTATTGGGGGATAATAGGGTTTAATTCTTTAAGCAATGGTTGATTAAACACCGGCATTAAAAATGAGTAGGGAGAAGGTTGGGATTATGAAAGAAAAAGAAGTTATCCTGACAGTTGCGGGTCTTAAAAACCTTGAAGAAGAACTTGAACAGTTAAAATCAGTTCGTCGTAGGGAAATTGCCGCACGTATTAAGCAGGCTATTGAATTTGGTGATATAAGTGAAAACTCCGAATATGAAGATGCTAAGAATGAGCAGGCATTTATTGAGGGACGGATTTTAACCCTGGAAAAAATGCTGCGCAACGCTAAAATTATTGACGATGAAAATATCGATATTGAAGCAGTGCATATTGGCTCTAAGGTTTTGTTGAAAGATCTGGAATTCGGTGATGAATTTGAGTATACTATTGTTGGTTCTGTTGAGGCAGATCCTGGTGCAAGTAAAATATCAAACGAATCCCCGGTTGGTAAAGCTATCTTAGGTAAACCAAAGGGAAGTGTGG
Proteins encoded in this region:
- the greA gene encoding transcription elongation factor GreA gives rise to the protein MKEKEVILTVAGLKNLEEELEQLKSVRRREIAARIKQAIEFGDISENSEYEDAKNEQAFIEGRILTLEKMLRNAKIIDDENIDIEAVHIGSKVLLKDLEFGDEFEYTIVGSVEADPGASKISNESPVGKAILGKPKGSVVEVNVPAGILKYEIMDIIA